The Telopea speciosissima isolate NSW1024214 ecotype Mountain lineage chromosome 11, Tspe_v1, whole genome shotgun sequence genome includes the window TATAACTCGACAGAGGATCAGATATACAACTGGACAAATATAAAGGGATGCTACTTAGGCTACAGTTAGTCAAGTAGGCACAATGTAACACCTGAATGCACCACCAGTAACTCAAAATATCGACAGTATAAAGATCAAATATACAACGTGACATATAGAAAGAGATGCTACATCAGCTACAACAGATCAAATAAGCACAGCCAATAACTCAAAATATTAACAAAATAAAGATCAAATATACAACTTGGCATATAAAAAGGGAAGCTCTACAGCTACAACAGATCAAATAGCATAATAATACAGCTGGATGCACAGTTCACCGAAATATAAAGTGTTCTAGCCCAATAAATTAGAGTTATCAATGGCTAATAGTAAATAGAATGCACACAATGGTTAAGGGTAGAAGAATGTCAGCTACGACACAGCACTCCAAGGGCCATGACCAAGGGTAGTTCAGCCGAGGAAGCGATGTGATATGGGTCAGCACACTGCCGACGCAGACCGATTCAGTTTTGGTGCAGTTTGACACAAAGCTGTGAGACAGTGGCGGTGGTAGGGCAGAGGTGCACGGatagggggtgggggtgatGAGCGAGGGGCAGGAATATGAATCGTTGGTAGTGGGTGTGAGGGTTGTTGGAATGATCGATAAGATGGGGTTAGGAGAGACAGATGGAAGCAAGGAGTCCGGATGAAGAATCGAGTACTGGGAAGATAGAACAAACAGCAGAGAGAGAGTCGGGGGAAGGCAGGGCAGAGATGGTCAGGGAAGAAGGGAGACGATggtaatttttatatatatttttttaatcgtCTATCTTTCTCAGCAGGTGTTCTCGTGAAGGAGGAAAGGGGGATAGTGATTGAGAGGAGGATAGAGAGTTTTGGTGGTGGTAGGAGGTAGGGATTCCGAGGATTTCAGGTGTTCAAGGATGACGTAGGGATTGTCCGGCAGTGAATAGGTAAGCGTAGTTCTGGAGGGGTCAGCGACGGGGAGTGGGGGTTATACGTACCTGAGTCGTGCACAGCTGCTGTATGGTAGTGACCAAAGCCGTTCCAGGAGTGTCACAATCAAGAGAATCTCGCACTCCAGAAATCTCGTGGCTGTGAGAAGCCCAAACGAATCGCAGAGCTAGTTAAGTGGCTCTGTTTGATCGCACACAGCAACCTCAAAACCCCTTTCTGATGGTGGTGCTCTGTGTGCTACTTAACTAAGCGCTAGAGGGTGGTCTCGGTTTACCCGTTGAGGTAAGGACGAGAACTAGAGAGCAAGCGAGGGGCTCACCAGACTCTGATCTCGCCGGAAGTCAAACCATGAGAATCTGGCCATTagggtaagagagagagaggcctcCTCAACTCTCAAGCCCTTTAAAGAAAGACCAAGTATAATCTTTTCGCTTAGAGCTTATGGTCTGCTACATAAAGCTGGTGGTTCAGGTTTATAATAACATTGTTTACTTCTTCCCCCGAAATACATCATGGGCATATGTGCAAAAAGGGATTATCGAATTACAGATTGTGCTTCTGTTAACAAGAATGTCTTTGCTCAACTACAAGGGCCGGGAACTCATTGTATAGACCAATCACACGGAAACCAATTTTAGGATCCCCATAAGAATTTGAAAAGGCattaaaaattagagaaaactAAAATCCACCTGTATAGATACGTGAAAAGGGAAGACTTGACCCTACCATGTGCTGAAAGATGATAATAACTAGATTTGATTACAACATTGTATTATTGAATAGTAAAACAGGAATGCAATTATAATGGAACTACCAAATGAATCAACAAGATCACACAGGAGAAAAACAAAGCTGTtaagataaagaaaaaattttgaaaatgaaagaaaaattcttCATGCCCTAACAAGTATACAATATCAAATTCACACAAAATCGCATAATAAGTTGTGTCAGCAAGAAAAGATATATGGAAAACCACACTTACATACGATCTTGTGGCCAAAAAACCTTAATCTTGGAACCAACCAGATTCTCACCATATTCTATAGCACCATGCTGCGTTTCAGAAGACtgaaaaggaaaattattaTCTTGATGAGAAAGTGATTAAATGACAAAAGCTAGAGCACTAGCATAACATTAGAAGATAATCAGTGGTCAATCAAAAGAGTTCAGAACAAGGGAAGAATTCATGCCATCTCAGAATGGGATTATAGTATTATCTGGGAAAGTCCAACTCAAGACATGTGTTATACTAGTTACAGCAATTGAAACAGATAGAGACTGGCATGAACCCAATCGATTGACTTCCAAACACAACCAGGAGGCTAGTCAATAGCAAGCTTATTTTTCTAAACTTGAACCAGTTTATTTACTACATTTCACAATccctgaaaaataaaattatgaatCCTACAATCCAAAAACCAATACCAATTGGACTCTGCTTAACATGTTGCAAGCATCAATCCAAGCAATCACATGAGACGTATACAACATAGTTCAAATATTAAAAAGCAAATAGAAAGAGATAACCAAAGAAGTCTATAAACCAGATACACATCAAATTACAACATATTAGTATAACATACCTCTTCCTTCCCGGGAGTACGTTTCCTCTTAGAAGGTATCTTTGGGGTGTCTTCAACTTGACTTTCATCTTTATTTGATGCCTTTGTTGCAGACTTTGGTGAAGAAGCTAAAACCTGTGTAATACATAGTGACAAAAAGTAACTTATTCAGAATGGAAAGAGGTTCAGAACATAACCACCAAACTACCAATTAACAAACCATAGTGATAGGTTACCTTCTTACTTGATTCTTCAACATCCTTGTCAGATACAGATTTGCCCCTGGCCCGCTTATTTTTAACCCCCTGTTGTTTTCCTGATGATTCATCCTCATTGGAAATTTTTACATCTACCTTCTTACCAGACTTCCTCAGCGACTTAACATCTGAATCACTTGTGGCTCCAGCTTCCTTCTTTGAGACAATATCAACTGGAGTTGATGTTTTCTCATTGGCATTCCCAGAAAGTGCTTTTTTCCCTGTGCGCTTATGTGGTTTAGCTTCAGATTCACTCATGCCCTCCAAATCCTTTTTGGCTGCAGAAGGAGTAGCTTCATCTTCACCATGATCACTCAATGAAGCTCCCTTTGGTGGCGAACCAGGTTCAGCTTTTTGgtttctgcttcctttcttctttggaACCCGGCGTCCCTTCCTAGAGCGCGTTTCATTAGTATTGGTCTGAATTGGTGATGAAGCAACATTTATAGCCTCACTAGGTGACGCTGCTGGAGAGGAAGCCTGTGCCTGACTCTCCTTCTCTGGTTCAGATGACACAGCTATGCTCTTGGTAGAAGGGCCTTCAGAAGTTGCACTATCAGCTTCCTTTGTGCGACTCTTCCTCCGATCAGGCAGCTCTACAGATTCTTTCTCATGACCAATCCGAGAATGGTCAGAACCTTCTGTAGAAGTCATCAAAGAATTAGGTTTCCTACCCCTTGCTTTCTTCGTAGCTTGATCTGGCTTTGTTTCTGGTTTGACTACCTTCTCAGATTCCAAACTATCAGGTTCAATCTTCACTGCTCCATCAGTACTTTTGGATTGATTAGTACGACGGGGACGTTCAGGCTTCTTTTTTGGGGAACTTGGATCTGTCAAAGAATCATCATTTCCAGTTTGAGAATTACCATTGCTCATCACTGACTTGGGGGATTTATCCACAGCAGGATCTTGCGATCCAGAACCAGTCACTTCTGGTGCGAGTTCATTAGCTTCCTGAGAAATAAACAGTAAAGTTATGCATGCtcaatttaaatattttaatcaTTCAGCAAAATCTAAAACAATTGGCAAAAAATATGATCAGAGGAATACAGCCAAAGGATCACATGCCTGGAGTAGCTCATCTGCACCAGCCTTCTCCAACGATTTGCTCTCATCTCCCTGAAAAATGCCAataaacaagttttaaaaaatactaataaaaaagaaaaaggaaaaactccATAACAAATATATTCACATCATCTGGGCATATCGCACTATGAATAACAAAATAATTGAACATTACTTATCAAATCCTTTGGCAATATACTGCATATAACAGTGAACATTACGATACAAGAATGGAGTTCGATTGGAAAAATCAATCAGAATGAGATGGGCGAATGGACTCACAGCACCATCATATTATTAGCTGAGTATACATTGACCAGACCTACCCAAATATGGCAGCAAAGGGAAGTAGAAAAAAATGGAGATTCGGAACAACAGAAACAAGCCCCACCATGAAGGAACCGTCAACAACCTCTTGCTTTTATGCAAATGCCaagtaaaatccattaaaactcCCACTCGGGGTTCACAATTTCACCAAAAGACTGGTTTTACCAAACAGAGTAACTGGAATCTTTTATCAAAATCGACATAAATGGGCAACATCAGCAAAGCTTCACAGAGATGGCAAACCAAGGTGTTTTGCTTGGCATTTAACCGCGAGGGGATGCTATATTAAGCATAAATAAACATCTAAGATTGAttaaaatcataagaaaataacCCTCAAATGGTTTTATGACTTTGAAACCTACTTTGACAGTCTGTGAATGGTTTGAACAGAACAGATTTTCAGCATAACACATCCAAGGGATCCATGTAGGGGCCTGATAAATTGCAGTGGCCATTGATGTTGTGTCCCCGCAAGTTTCACATTACCATCCGTTTGTAAATTTCCACACAATTTCCAAAATACCCAGATGGCCTCACCATTTCATCCCATGTCATGGCAACAACACATCTACGCATGCCACCCACCAATATTTATTATTCTGTTCACTAAGCTAAGGAAAAGTATAATGTCTGAATGGCAAGAACAACAAATTGTTCTCAATTCGTTTTACATTTCCTCATGGAGATGTTTAGATAACACAACATATCCTAATAATTAAAAGATCAGGAGAATATGCCAAACAAGGCTGCCAAGAAAGACGCCATCGACTACTCACTTGCAAATATGGATTCAAGCGAAGGGAGTAATTATATCCACAGAAACCCAGACAGAAAACAAACAGAATAAACCAGAGATGTAAACCAAGTAATACACCTGCAGCGTTGGCCGGTAAGATTAATGGGAGAGCAATTAGAATACAAAACACAATAATTTTCATAAAACAAGTTATCTAGATCACCAAGAGAGAATAGATTCAAGCAAATAAGATAATGGTATTCAGGGAAATCCAGGAAGGAAGCAAACAGAAGCAAACAGAAGCAACCAAAGATTTAAGCAAATATGTCCACAAGATTAACAGGGAAACAATtagaatcccaaacacaaataAATTCCATAAAATAAGTTATCTAGATCACAAGGAGAGGCGCACCGGATGTTCGCCTGATGCATTGGCTTTATTGTGTTCAGCAGCATCAGATGTCTCACGGCATATAGAGGCCACAATGTCACTGTAATCATTGAAAGAAATGCCCAACGATTCTACTGCGTGAATCATGTACGGTTTAAGCTTAGCAACACAGTTTCCAATTACTTTCTTCCCAAGTTTTTGTGCAATAGGCAAAACATCCTGATACAGAAAAACTAATAAGACAGACAaatgggaaagaagaaaataataaagcaAAAGACGTCATGTAAACAACAAATtaccttattttcctttttgacACTATCTAAGAGGGGAGAAAGAAGCTCCACGGATATATCTTCACTTTCCTCTAACACAAGGGTCATAATTGTCTCCATGGCAGAGAAGACATTTTCTGGGTGGTCATCCCTGATATTTTAGCAAAAGCGTTCACATAATAATAAGTTTAGTTACTAGAACACTATGGTACACCTAATTCAAGAATACATAAATAAGTATCTATgcattatttaaaataaaaagaaataaaagacgATATTtcccaacaaaagaaaaagatcaaTGATCAAAAATGTGTTTAGCTTAGCCATTTATAATGTTCATAACCAAACTCACAATTGTCATACTGCCACAAATTATTATAAGATTTTATGCTTAAAGGACCATATTTGAATTATTCAAGTGACTATAATAATTGGACATCAGCTTGCTGGATGGCCCAAATATCTGGCACACGGGTCCAAggtcccaccccccccccccccacataatAATAAGTTTAGTTACTAGACCACCAAGGTACACCTAATTCAAGAATAATTAAATAAGTatctttatttaaaataaaaagaaataaaagacaaTATttcacaacaaaagaaaaagatcgATGGTAAAAAATGTGTTTAGCTTAGCCATTGATAATGTTCATAACCAAACTCACAATTGTCATACTGTCACAAATTATTATAAGATTTTATACTTAAAGGACCATATTAGAATTATTCAAGTGACTATAATAATTGGACATCAGCTTGCTGGATGGCCCAAATATCTGGCACACGGGTCCaaggtcccccccccctctgatAGATCGAGTTCAACCAAAATGGAATTTGCCAAATGGAAAAATAATGCTTTGAAAATCTAGTGACTACCAAGAGGGTGCATGGCCAACTGAATGGTTGCAAGGTAATATATGGGATTAGGTTCAGAATTTTGACAAATGGAAAATCAAGACCATGCTCTCAGCATCCAAATAGTCAGTATCGCTATATCACcattccatgtggcaaaaagtAGGAGGAACATACAGAAAGGCCTTCCAATGTGGGCCATGTAAaagaattaattattttttattaaaatggtAATTTTTGTATGTTGTGGCTGCTAACTTGGGCCTCGCATATAAAACACAATGATCTTTCATGGTAACTGCTGTTTTGGTTACATTGATGCACAGCGATAGAAGGATCTGCTGATGATgggcatgagagagagagagaacctgcTGGTTCGGATGCACGcaaggatgaagaagagagagaacagaAGAAAAAGGCAACAACCTCACTATCAAAATAAAtcaatttcattaatcaaatcgtGACGAGGCTAAGCCTCTTACAGGTATTTATAAAACTGAAAAcagaagaaacagaaatatAAACAAATAAGGGAACTCctactaggggtgcaagtttggcccaacAAGCATGAGCCCAAGCTCGAGCCCAGCAAGGTTTGGGCTAGGATTTTTAGCCTGAAGGGTGTGCCAGAGTTGAGATTCCTAGGCCCAGGCTAGGGAAGGCCTTGGGTTGAGCCCGGTCCAGCCTGATGcccttgtatatatattcacacattttttatataacataaatcaaaaccaaaaataatgCAAGAGGCTTGGGATGTCTAGCTTTATTTATAGGCATCACATTCTGATGTAGTTAAATCATCTAAAcaggcttattttattagaaataagccttgagttgggttatatatgtgttgggcctttagtccaatgggttttttttgtaatgggccattttaatgggcctataatatgaGTAAAGgctaggcatacgggattagttgagctaaaatctttatttctttattccaATTGTTTTTgagtgttttagttaggctggattaggatttttTATGACGTGATCGGGACGTACTGATCTGGGGTCAAACCGTCTTGCAAAATAGCAAACTCTGGCTGAGGAGTGCCGGTCTGAGCCGGCGGAGTGagctccgatgccaaagttagatcgcGCGCACAAATATCTCTAGGTTGGAAAAAACCTGAGCTAAGTCAGTCCCCTTTACCTGAATGTTGCCATAAATAGGAGAGCATTGGACTTCATTTTCTCATTCGTTGCTCACTTTCAAAGGTCGTGCTGCTGTCTTGGTCGGTTGCATTCTTTAAGCTCAGGTCGCTTCCTTGGTCGGCGCTTTTTTCCTCTTGCTTTGAGAAGTATCTTCGATTGGGTTGGCCACAAGtaagtttttcttttacttAAGGCTTATAGTGGTAGTGAGTACAAGTTGCCTAAGGTGAGTAGTTCCGTAAAGGGCTTTAGTCAGGGTTTCGACCGTGCCTCACCTAGTAGTCTGAATGCCAAAGACCTCCTCAGTTCGGCTTCCGATGACCTTGACAATGTTCGTCCTGACCGGGATGTGGCAGTGGGGCCCGATCGTGAGATCCATAAACCATTAGTTGCTCATCCCGACTTAGGAGGGGGGACGAGTTAAGACTGCCGATCCTGTTGCCGAGGCGGACGAGGTCGTAGAAGTAGAAATTTTGGCTACGGAGAGCTAGGGTTTAGTCGATCATGGGGTCCAAGTCATCCAAGATGATCAGGTCAGCTCTGAcgaagaggatgatgatgaagatgaagatgatgatgacaaatatgaCGATGACGACAGTGATGAGTCCGGATCGGACGAGCAAGAACAAAGCGTATACAACATGTCCAGTATTCCGGGAAAATCCGACCTAGTTCGGATAAGGAAAAAGTATGGAATTCCCCATGAGGTCATCTTGAGAATTCCTTCCGAGAAAGAGATGGCGTGCCACACCCAGAGTCCGTGGGTAAGTTTGTACGAGATGTCCTTTTTTAATGGGTTGAGGCTCCCTGTCTTGGGCCTTGTCAAGGAGATATTTGACCACTGGCTTTTGATCCCCTGCCAGCTCGTTCCGAACTCCTGGAGGATCATCCTCAGCTTTTATGTATTCTTTAAGAGGATCGGTTTTAAGCCCACCTTGCCCtcgttttcttttattttatgttgaAAAAGTCCAATTTGGacgggtggtactatttcacccGTTGTAATTTGGGCAAGAACAAAAAGGGGGTCCTGCTCTTCGTAGCCATGCCCACTTCggttaagaagtggaaagatcGGTTCTTCTATGCCGACATCCCAGGGGCACCATTCAGGTCGGAGTGGCTCGAGATCAAATTGAAAATTACCAATCGATCCATTACCCTAAGTGGCAAGGCGGAGAAAGCTGTTGCCCGTGCCGCAAGGGTCAAGAAGTTTGATGTCAGAAAGCTGAACTCCGACGATTTCCTAAGGGAAATGAACTTGGGTGAGTTAAGTTAGCTCGGCTCAGCCCTTGGTTGTTAGGTCTGGTTCTAACCTTCTTTTGCTTTTGCACTTCTTCCAATGACATTCAAATTGGATAAGGAAAGTCTTGCCCGAGCCACACtcgagaagaagagaaaaacggCAAAGGAGAACTCTCGAAAGAAGGGAGAGTCGAGCCGAGGTGTCGCCCCGACCAACAAAGACAAGGGGAAAGCTAGCGTCACGGTTCCCCTGAAACCGTCAAAGGGCAGTTCGAAGGCGCCTCCCCCCACCAGGGTTTTAATTATTGACAGAGATGATGGGCTCGACAGGGACGAgcaagagaagaaagacatgaaGAGGAGGGAGGAGATTCCCTCGCCATCCGTAAAACGGGTCGAGCGGGAGAAGACAAAGCTATCACccgaagagaaagggaagaaggtggacACGAGGCTCAGGGAGGACGACCCTGAGCCGAATTATTTATCAGATGGAATTTGAAAGCTAGCGATTCAGCGATGGACGACGGTGTTGTTACCAGGGAGTGGGTCTCCAAGTGCCGACTTCCTCGGGATCGGAATGACCTGAGGGAGCTTTCCAACGGAGCCTTCTCTACAGAATTTTATAGGTACTTAAACACGGTGCGTTCTCACTCATTTTCTCATTGTGCCTTTTTCCTTGGTACTGGAAAGTTCtaacttttcttatttttctcttcctcttttctattttttagggtttttcttctTAACCAATAAAATGATACATCCCCTATACATCTAACCATTGGACCCcacaaaataaattaaaaactaTTCTACttctaatttaaaaaattattcaatACTTTGGGCCCATGGTATTATAATGCTCCAATTAACATATAAAAATCCAAGATGTAGATTTTGAGATCAAACAACATCAACACAGCTGAACTAGCCAGCTGCATCATATACCAAGTTGAGGCAAACCGATAGAAGGATCTGCTCGTGAGGggtacaagaagaaaaagaaccacGCTGGTTCAGATCCCGcagagatgaagagagagaagagaggtgaGAACAGATCAAAGTCatggagggagaagagaggagagagaaagaagcatCAACCTCACTAGTCACTACAAgattctaaaactcgggtttcgacccagccagaaaccgagatatggtcgaaacctgtgATTTTTTTCCCGCTAACTCGAActggtggtttcgaggcctagaaatgctttttttatctgattttttgtatacagcctatttttgacattctaaacacaatgcatgaactattttcacctaaaaaaaaaaacactaatggTTACAATGATTTtttacccaagtttactagtgtacgcacagtgtgaatcatagttgtcaagataGACATTTATTTATACCAAATATCgtttaagtaaatgtttcatCTACTTGGGATAATATTCAGAATAAGCAAATAcccactatttgaatccaataaaaatagttaaaaaataaaatttcaaaaagataaaaagtcaacccccagttcaagaacaaaaattgaattttcggcgataggtgaaatttttaacttttaaatgctgggatttttctcaaatctaaaaattccctAAATCTTAATacggtaaaacattgctaaaaaccaaaagtgcggtaatatattcatttgttttaatgtctaaaaaaatattttcaattagAGCGATTTTAAATAGCATTCACGAacatcaaataaggtttgaccgaaacataactccttcaatatcgcacttttggtttttagcaatgttttaccatataaagatttatggaatttttagctTTGAGAAAAATcctagcatttaaaagttgaaaattacacctaccaccgaaaatccaatttttgttcttgaaggggggggttgattttttatccttttggaattcgattttttaactatttttattggattcaaatagggcgtatttgcttatttacgaataatatcttaactaaatgaaacatttacttaaatgacaTTAGGCATAAAGAaatgtttgtcctggtttctagcataaataattgtatgtcctagtttcgagccaggtttcctcaagtttcgataGGCATGTGTTGAAACTTGTGAAATATGGGTTGTTTCAATCGAAACTGGTTGAAACTAGTGACTTTTTTCCACccacatctcgtctcggtttctcaagAAAACGAGATATTAGCAATTTCAACCGAGATTTGTTACCATGCCTCACTATCAAAATAAAACTAGATCAATGCCATTAATCAAATCATGAGGAGCCTAAGCCTCTTACATGTATTTTTAAAActgaaaacagaagaaaaataaataaaaacaagggagAGAGTTCCCATGAGGGCAATGTAAGAAGGAATCTGCACACTACAACCAATGAGGGCTTGGAAAGTGGTATCATCCATATGAGGCCTATATAGTTAGATAAAAGAGAGATGTCACTATGGATCCCACTGTTTATCATGCGAGGAGGCCGGAGGGCATAAAGGAATCTGTCCAAGGGCAgtgtagcaatctttttcccaaaaaacaaataagGGAACCTCCTACAATCAACCACCAATAGGGATTCCTCAACAGAAACCCAAACCAACTAATACTCTCTTCCACCTGCAGGCGAAAAGAAGATCCCCTAATCGACTCAATATTTACAATAAGATAAATAcaataaaataagggtaattCTAGGCATCACTATACCTAGCGAAGCATAACACTTAATAACTATTTGCTACTTGGCAGCACATGGATTAGTCCATGTAATAAAGGACCCCCTCCTCCTTCctgggcatccctaggcctccctTGAACATgcccatgccacctcaaacgccTCTCTTCGATCTTGTCATTGATCAAAGCAattcccaagtcagctctaatacgttcattccttactttgtcACTCCTaattttccgcacatccattttaacatcctcatctcagttACACATAgtttctcaatatgacacttcttaactacccaaacactttgccccatacatcataccCGGTCATACAATAGTCCAATAGAacttttctttaagctttaaaggaatgtcagTCCACATAACACTCCGGATGTACcatcccattttaattctctgcgaaacatcatcctctatgccacctttttatttataattgaccccagatatctaaaatagtcactttgtggtatctctcgaTCCTCAATTCATACTATGTCAATATCCATCATAATGTGACTAAAATTAaacaccatatactccatcttcgttactaatcttaaatcctcttgtttccaaggttatCTCCAGAGCTCTAACTTCacgttaatccttgcttttgtctcatccactaaaacgatatcatcggcgaagagcatataccacgggacctcgtcttggatgCTCTTGGTTATGTCGTCCAAGAATAGCCAAATAGGAAACAATCAGTGACAGAAATCAGCTCTAGGGTTTTGAACTAACTaacaaacaaaaactaaaaacaaagttGAAATTAGAAGCAATAACGCAACAAGCCACAAATAATAATTCCAACCAACTAGACTTGTGATAAAAATAGATCCACAAGATGACAGCTAACTAATATCAGAAAGTATGAatattgataataaaaaaaaagggaaaaggaatgctAACCGATGTTCTGCCTCGACATGTACTTGTGCCCAGGCATAGCCGCACGCGAAATGATCGGCGCAACCCTACTTCTTTCCGCCTTTCCAGGGGGTGCGCTGGTTATTTTGCATGCGGATGTGCTTGGGTGCATGTACACGCCGAGGCACAGCACCAGTTAGCATTTTTTCTCCCTAATAAAAAAAGGATATTCTAACTATTGACCATGGAACGTTGATGTTAGcagatctgaattagagaatattgcttggatgatcaaataCTGACCATAGGCCTTTGTATTTACAATGAATAATAGAGATTACTTGGATAGAAGAGCCCCCTAATATAGCCGACTCTAATATAGAgtggttgtatatgataaaaaatataataaaacactgaaaaaggtccagaatacccctacggtattctgtccaatacaatccaacactccccctcaaattggtgcatatatatcatgcatgcccaacttgactaaaataagatgaaacactttgccactcaaccccttagtgaacacatcagctattTAATCAATAGACTGCACAAAGAGAACACAGATGAGTTCGccttcaagtttctccttgataaaatgtttgtcaacctccacatgcttggtacgattgTGCTAgacaggattatgagcgatgctAATGGCAGActtattatcacaatatagcatcatgggaagatggacagcaacaccaacatcctgcaacaatcctctaagcaaTAACAGTTCACAGATTCCTTGCGCCAtggcacgaaactctgcttcagcactggatcttgccataacattctgcttcttgctacgccatgtgacaagattcccacc containing:
- the LOC122645748 gene encoding nucleolar and coiled-body phosphoprotein 1 isoform X2, which translates into the protein MASSERELEEQLKEAGKRLVHPPTNVNELLSLLDQVENCLSRVEQSPSESMQNALCPSMKALIADDLLRHSDTDVKVAVSSCISEITRITAPDAPYDDEQMKEIFQLIVGAFEKLFDTSSCSYAKRVSVLETVAKVRSCVVMLDLECDALILEMFQHFLKAIRDDHPENVFSAMETIMTLVLEESEDISVELLSPLLDSVKKENKDVLPIAQKLGKKVIGNCVAKLKPYMIHAVESLGISFNDYSDIVASICRETSDAAEHNKANASGEHPGDESKSLEKAGADELLQEANELAPEVTGSGSQDPAVDKSPKSVMSNGNSQTGNDDSLTDPSSPKKKPERPRRTNQSKSTDGAVKIEPDSLESEKVVKPETKPDQATKKARGRKPNSLMTSTEGSDHSRIGHEKESVELPDRRKSRTKEADSATSEGPSTKSIAVSSEPEKESQAQASSPAASPSEAINVASSPIQTNTNETRSRKGRRVPKKKGSRNQKAEPGSPPKGASLSDHGEDEATPSAAKKDLEGMSESEAKPHKRTGKKALSGNANEKTSTPVDIVSKKEAGATSDSDVKSLRKSGKKVDVKISNEDESSGKQQGVKNKRARGKSVSDKDVEESSKKVLASSPKSATKASNKDESQVEDTPKIPSKRKRTPGKEESSETQHGAIEYGENLVGSKIKVFWPQDRMFYEGNITFFDAVKMKHKVSYNDGDVEVLNLSRQTWEFIKEDDVAGGEETDLPSPDASSDMHRKKKAKTNSDSATKQGVMDASAKRGGGVSTSKSRSEATKSGGKSKDVKHSSKSKDDSLKTVNKSKVETPKTGSMSKDALKSGSKSKDDTSKIKSKEETTKRSTKAKGETPKTGGKTTSANGTAAKGKSNSSKLQENEDFVKGKSDSAKAQESETKSGKKRRMRVNG